Proteins encoded by one window of Bdellovibrionota bacterium:
- a CDS encoding tetratricopeptide repeat protein, whose amino-acid sequence MTNSDRQLFMGMFGWFKKECALRKADRLARRGNMEAALMSIEAAQQMNPKSIDTHIQRAWALAELRRFEEAMKCVDASLALAPKNGLLHLVKGEILYALKDYEGSKQMLHRALELSGENLRIEYMLGLVYVALNDMDRATQFFESSVRYDKSLVHSRLLAMAERYLFEHR is encoded by the coding sequence GAAAGAATGTGCGCTGCGAAAAGCGGATCGTCTCGCCCGCCGTGGCAACATGGAAGCCGCCCTGATGTCGATCGAAGCGGCTCAACAGATGAATCCGAAGAGCATCGACACACATATTCAGCGCGCATGGGCGCTGGCCGAATTGCGCCGGTTCGAGGAAGCGATGAAATGCGTGGATGCGAGCCTGGCGCTGGCGCCGAAAAACGGCCTCCTCCATCTCGTCAAAGGCGAAATTCTTTACGCCCTCAAGGACTACGAGGGCTCCAAGCAAATGCTCCACCGCGCCCTGGAACTTTCGGGCGAGAATCTTCGGATCGAATACATGCTCGGGCTGGTGTACGTCGCGCTCAACGACATGGATCGGGCGACGCAGTTCTTTGAATCCAGCGTTCGCTACGACAAATCCCTGGTGCACAGCCGGCTGCTCGCCATGGCCGAGCGTTATCTTTTCGAGCACCGTTGA